A single Trueperaceae bacterium DNA region contains:
- a CDS encoding ImmA/IrrE family metallo-endopeptidase has product MRSKAGASAFGEEMAHKFSPSLPVDPKRVAARLGVHVIEAPSTPEDLAGALIVRNSAATILYNGGHPDTRQRFTIAHELGHLMMHTRADQDQVLFRDDRSSKGTNPREIQANAFAAALLIPEDDISKLVKEPITALHSEELDSLARKFNVSSQAMSYRLQNLGLYTPFV; this is encoded by the coding sequence GTGCGCTCGAAGGCAGGGGCATCCGCCTTCGGCGAGGAGATGGCGCATAAGTTCTCCCCATCACTCCCTGTTGACCCCAAGCGCGTGGCGGCCAGACTGGGCGTCCATGTGATCGAAGCGCCCAGCACGCCCGAAGACCTAGCCGGTGCACTCATCGTGCGCAACAGCGCTGCAACGATCCTCTACAACGGAGGGCATCCAGATACCCGCCAACGGTTCACGATCGCCCACGAACTCGGACACCTCATGATGCACACCAGGGCCGACCAGGACCAGGTTCTATTCAGAGACGACCGCTCCTCCAAAGGTACCAACCCCAGGGAGATCCAAGCCAACGCGTTCGCAGCCGCCCTGCTGATCCCAGAAGACGACATCAGTAAGCTTGTGAAAGAACCGATAACCGCCCTGCACAGCGAGGAACTGGACTCGCTCGCCAGGAAGTTCAACGTCAGCTCACAAGCCATGAGCTATAGACTCCAGAACCTCGGTCTCTACACGCCCTTCGTCTAG
- a CDS encoding helix-turn-helix transcriptional regulator, whose product MQGEARILATTLNRLVAERIRAVRHGDLISDTPMTQEEFARKIGVNVSTLVNIENDRQGATLSFLYRTARALACDVTDLLPPVADAFDEEAPARHKQLEEGLGEWLDVLLEQEAEAATAGGER is encoded by the coding sequence ATGCAAGGCGAGGCGCGAATCTTGGCAACGACGCTCAACCGGCTTGTCGCAGAACGCATCCGGGCTGTCCGGCACGGGGATCTGATATCAGACACCCCCATGACCCAAGAGGAGTTCGCGCGCAAGATCGGCGTCAACGTCTCGACCCTGGTCAACATCGAGAACGATCGCCAGGGCGCCACGCTCTCCTTCCTCTACCGAACCGCCCGTGCCCTCGCCTGCGACGTGACCGATCTTCTACCGCCAGTGGCCGACGCATTCGACGAAGAAGCCCCAGCGAGGCACAAGCAACTCGAGGAGGGTCTCGGGGAGTGGCTGGATGTCCTACTCGAGCAAGAGGCCGAGGCAGCGACCGCCGGAGGTGAACGATGA